In the Salvelinus namaycush isolate Seneca chromosome 35, SaNama_1.0, whole genome shotgun sequence genome, one interval contains:
- the LOC120029740 gene encoding protein Tob1-like: MQLEIQVALNFIISYLYNKLPRRRVNIFGEELERQLKKKYEGHWYTDKPYKGSGYRCIHVGEKVDPVVEQAAKESGLDIEDVRNNLPQDLSVWIDPFEVSYQIGEKGPVKVLYVDDNNENNGSELDKEIKNSFNPEAQVFMPISDPIGACSESSSPSPSFGQSAAVSPSFMPRSTQPITFTTATFAATKFGSTKMKSSGRNNGNGGNGGNCNKVARTSPTNNLGLNVNTLLKQKAMSTSMLSLYGLGQQQKASALSPNAKEFVFPSLQGQGSPSGVFPSEGALSPLQYNNAFDVFAAYGGLNDKSIMDGLNFSLGNMQYSNQQFQPVMAN; this comes from the coding sequence ATGCAGCTTGAAATCCAAGTAGCCCTCAACTTTATTATTTCCTATTTGTACAACAAACTCCCCAGAAGGCGTGTGAACATCTTCGGTGAGGAGCTCGAGAGGCAGCTGAAGAAGAAGTATGAAGGCCACTGGTACACTGATAAGCCATATAAGGGCTCTGGGTACAGGTGCATCCATGTAGGGGAGAAGGTGGACCCTGTGGTGGAGCAGGCAGCCAAGGAGAGTGGCCTGGACATTGAAGATGTCCGGAATAACCTCCCTCAGGACCTTAGTGTGTGGATTGACCCCTTTGAGGTGTCCTACCAGATTGGGGAGAAGGGGCCGGTCAAGGTGCTGTACGTGGACGATAATAATGAGAACAACGGGTCTGAGCTGGACAAGGAGATCAAGAACAGCTTCAACCCAGAGGCCCAGGTCTTCATGCCCATCAGTGACCCTATTGGGGCCTGTTCTGAGTCcagctctccctctccatcctttGGGCAGTCTGCGGCTGTCAGCCCCTCCTTCATGCCACGCTCCACCCAGCCTATAACCTTCACCACCGCCACCTTTGCAGCCACCAAGTTCGGCTCCACCAAGATGAAGAGCTCCGGCCGCAACAACGGTaatggcggcaacggaggaaactGCAACAAGGTGGCCCGCACCTCCCCCACCAACAACCTCGGGCTGAATGTGAACACCTTGCTGAAGCAAAAAGCCATGTCCACCTCCATGCTCTCTCTGTACGGCCTGGGCCAGCAGCAGAAGGCCTCGGCACTCTCTCCTAATGCTAAGGAGTTTGTGTTTCCAAGCCTCCAGGGTCAGGGGAGCCCCAGTGGAGTGTTCCCCAGCGAGGGGGCACTCAGCCCGCTGCAGTACAACAATGCCTTTGATGTGTTCGCGGCCTACGGCGGTCTCAATGACAAGTCCATCATGGATGGGCTGAACTTCAGTCTCGGCAACATGCAGTATTCGAACCAGCAATTCCAGCCGGTGATGGCTAACTAA